AGGATGTGTCGAGACTTCTATGGGACAATTCAGATGCATGGGTTAAAACTCTAGTTAAGAACAGAAGAGATGGGCATGAATAATTTTACCGTACGTACCGACCGCATTCAGATCAACGCACCCATTGACTTCGTTTGGGAGGTCCTGACTGACGTTGAAAAATATGGTGAGTGGAATCCATTCACATCTCAGGCCAGAACCGATTTTAAAATTGGATCGCCCGTTCGTCTACTGGTAAGAATGTGGCCCACAAAATTCAGAATAACTGAAACTCTATGTGCATTTGAAAAACCACGTCTTATTTCTTGGAGCAGGAATTTCGGAACTTCCTGGCTCTTATTTGTGGTGCGAGAGCAGCATCTGGAACCTGTAAGTGATGACAGTTGCAGCTACCATAATGTCGACCTAATGAGCGGCGTGCTTTCACCAATAATTTCACTTCTCTTTGGCGGTTATATACGCCGCGGTTTTAGCGATGTAGGAGTGGGATTGAAACTTCGCGCAGAAACTCTGTATCAAGAGACGAAAAACTAAAGATCTGCCGAAGTACCGTGTTCCGTCTCCGTGTTAAGCTGCGATACTGCGCTGAAAAAAAAGAAATCCGCTAAGGG
This is a stretch of genomic DNA from Candidatus Dadabacteria bacterium. It encodes these proteins:
- a CDS encoding SRPBCC domain-containing protein, which encodes MNNFTVRTDRIQINAPIDFVWEVLTDVEKYGEWNPFTSQARTDFKIGSPVRLLVRMWPTKFRITETLCAFEKPRLISWSRNFGTSWLLFVVREQHLEPVSDDSCSYHNVDLMSGVLSPIISLLFGGYIRRGFSDVGVGLKLRAETLYQETKN